A region of Oncorhynchus kisutch isolate 150728-3 linkage group LG29, Okis_V2, whole genome shotgun sequence DNA encodes the following proteins:
- the LOC109873943 gene encoding adenylosuccinate synthetase isozyme 2 isoform X2 codes for MAADSTMCNGQETASMNGEPSFKRHRESGQVESLRIPKEPRNKVTVVLGAQWGDEGKGKVVDLLALDADLVCRCQGGNNAGHTVVVDSVEYDFHLLPSGVLNKKAVSFIGNGVVIHLPGLFEEAEKNLQKGNGLQGWETRLKISDRAHIVFNFHQAVDGIQEQQRQLQAGNNLGTTKKGIGPAYSSKAARNGLRVCDLVSDFTVFAEKFRVLAGQFLTMYPDLNVDIDNELQQLKVYAERLRPLVTDGVYFMHKALTGPSKKILVEGANAALLDIDFGTYPFVTSSNCTAGGVCTGLGVPPSYVGRVYGVVKAYTTRVGVGAFPTEQDNEIGNLLQSRGREFGVTTGRRRRCGWLDLILVRYAHMVNGFTAIALTKLDVLDTLPEIKVGVSYTVDDESLPSFPANMDMLMRVSVKYETLPGWCCSTEDVRCFEELPPQAQSYIRFIEDFLQVPVKWVGVGKSRESMIKLF; via the exons ATGGCAGCAGATAGCACAATGTGTAATGGCCAAGAAACGGCCTCCATGAACGGAGAGCCATCTTTCAAGCGACATCGGGAGAGTGGACAGGTCGAGTCCCTGCGGATTCCGAAGGAACCTCGGAATAAAGTAACCGTGGTCCTCGGTGCGCAATGGGGAGACGAGGGAAAGGGGAAAGTGGTTGACCTGCTAGCACTGGACGCGGATTTAGTCTGCCGGTGTCAG GGAGGCAACAACGCAGGCCACACAGTGGTGGTGGACTCTGTGGAGTACGACTTCCACTTGCTGCCCAGTGGAGTGCTCAACAAGAAGGCTGTCTCATTTATTG GGAACGGGGTTGTGATACACCTGCCTGGCCTCTTCGAGGAGGCTGAAAAGAACCTGCAGAAAGGCAACG GACTGCAAGGATGGGAGACGCGGTTAAAGATATCTGACCGTGCACACATTG TGTTCAACTTCCACCAAGCTGTTGATGGGATCCAGGAACAACAGAGACAGCTACAGGCGGGAAACAA TTTGGGAACCACCAAAAAGGGCATTGGACCTGCCTATTCTTCCAAAGCTGCTCGCAATGGACTGCGAGTCTGTGACCTTGTGTCTGATTTCACTGTCTTTGCAGAGAA GTTCCGTGTGTTGGCAGGGCAATTCCTGACTATGTACCCCGACCTAAATGTTGACATTGACAATGAGCTGCAACAACTGAAG GTGTATGCTGAGAGGTTGCGGCCCCTTGTCACCGATGGGGTGTACTTCATGCACAAGGCCCTCACTGGTCCCAGTAAGAAGATTCTGGTGGAGGGAGCCAATGCAGCCCTCTTGGATATTGACTTTG GCACCTACCCGTTTGTGACATCCTCTAACTGCACTGCTGGGGGGGTGTGCACTGGCCTGGGTGTGCCCCCGTCCTATGTGGGGAGAGTGTATGGTGTGGTCAAGGCCTACACCACCCGGGTGGGCGTTGGAGCTTTCCCCACTGAGCAGGACAAT GAGATCGGCAACTTGTTGCAGTCCAGAGGGAGGGAGTTTGGTGTGACGACGGGACGGCGGCGCCGCTGTGGCTGGCTTGACTTGATCCTTGTCAGATATGCCCACATGGTCAACGGCTTCACTGC CATCGCTCTGACCAAGCTTGACGTCCTCGACACGCTGCCAGAGATCAAAGTGGGTGTGTCCTACACTGTAGATGACGAATCCCTTCCCAGTTTTCCTG CCAATATGGACATGCTGATGCGGGTGTCAGTGAAGTACGAGACGCTACCTGGATGGTGCTGCAGCACTGAGGATGTGCGGTGCTTTGAGGAGCTGCCCCCTCAGGCACAGAGCTACATCCGCTTCATCGAGGACTTCTTGCAAGTGCCAG TGAAATGGGTTGGAGTTGGGAAATCCAGAGAAAGCATGATCAAGCTGTTCTGA
- the LOC109873943 gene encoding adenylosuccinate synthetase isozyme 2 isoform X1, whose protein sequence is MAADSTMCNGQETASMNGEPSFKRHRESGQVESLRIPKEPRNKVTVVLGAQWGDEGKGKVVDLLALDADLVCRCQGGNNAGHTVVVDSVEYDFHLLPSGVLNKKAVSFIGNGVVIHLPGLFEEAEKNLQKGNGLQGWETRLKISDRAHIGKTWLFDLQVFGLVSCNSMNVCFFVCLLLVFNFHQAVDGIQEQQRQLQAGNNLGTTKKGIGPAYSSKAARNGLRVCDLVSDFTVFAEKFRVLAGQFLTMYPDLNVDIDNELQQLKVYAERLRPLVTDGVYFMHKALTGPSKKILVEGANAALLDIDFGTYPFVTSSNCTAGGVCTGLGVPPSYVGRVYGVVKAYTTRVGVGAFPTEQDNEIGNLLQSRGREFGVTTGRRRRCGWLDLILVRYAHMVNGFTAIALTKLDVLDTLPEIKVGVSYTVDDESLPSFPANMDMLMRVSVKYETLPGWCCSTEDVRCFEELPPQAQSYIRFIEDFLQVPVKWVGVGKSRESMIKLF, encoded by the exons ATGGCAGCAGATAGCACAATGTGTAATGGCCAAGAAACGGCCTCCATGAACGGAGAGCCATCTTTCAAGCGACATCGGGAGAGTGGACAGGTCGAGTCCCTGCGGATTCCGAAGGAACCTCGGAATAAAGTAACCGTGGTCCTCGGTGCGCAATGGGGAGACGAGGGAAAGGGGAAAGTGGTTGACCTGCTAGCACTGGACGCGGATTTAGTCTGCCGGTGTCAG GGAGGCAACAACGCAGGCCACACAGTGGTGGTGGACTCTGTGGAGTACGACTTCCACTTGCTGCCCAGTGGAGTGCTCAACAAGAAGGCTGTCTCATTTATTG GGAACGGGGTTGTGATACACCTGCCTGGCCTCTTCGAGGAGGCTGAAAAGAACCTGCAGAAAGGCAACG GACTGCAAGGATGGGAGACGCGGTTAAAGATATCTGACCGTGCACACATTGGTAAGACATGGCTGTTTGATTTACAAGTCTTTGGTTTAGTGTCTTGCAATTCTATGaatgtatgtttttttgtgtgtctgcTTTTAGTGTTCAACTTCCACCAAGCTGTTGATGGGATCCAGGAACAACAGAGACAGCTACAGGCGGGAAACAA TTTGGGAACCACCAAAAAGGGCATTGGACCTGCCTATTCTTCCAAAGCTGCTCGCAATGGACTGCGAGTCTGTGACCTTGTGTCTGATTTCACTGTCTTTGCAGAGAA GTTCCGTGTGTTGGCAGGGCAATTCCTGACTATGTACCCCGACCTAAATGTTGACATTGACAATGAGCTGCAACAACTGAAG GTGTATGCTGAGAGGTTGCGGCCCCTTGTCACCGATGGGGTGTACTTCATGCACAAGGCCCTCACTGGTCCCAGTAAGAAGATTCTGGTGGAGGGAGCCAATGCAGCCCTCTTGGATATTGACTTTG GCACCTACCCGTTTGTGACATCCTCTAACTGCACTGCTGGGGGGGTGTGCACTGGCCTGGGTGTGCCCCCGTCCTATGTGGGGAGAGTGTATGGTGTGGTCAAGGCCTACACCACCCGGGTGGGCGTTGGAGCTTTCCCCACTGAGCAGGACAAT GAGATCGGCAACTTGTTGCAGTCCAGAGGGAGGGAGTTTGGTGTGACGACGGGACGGCGGCGCCGCTGTGGCTGGCTTGACTTGATCCTTGTCAGATATGCCCACATGGTCAACGGCTTCACTGC CATCGCTCTGACCAAGCTTGACGTCCTCGACACGCTGCCAGAGATCAAAGTGGGTGTGTCCTACACTGTAGATGACGAATCCCTTCCCAGTTTTCCTG CCAATATGGACATGCTGATGCGGGTGTCAGTGAAGTACGAGACGCTACCTGGATGGTGCTGCAGCACTGAGGATGTGCGGTGCTTTGAGGAGCTGCCCCCTCAGGCACAGAGCTACATCCGCTTCATCGAGGACTTCTTGCAAGTGCCAG TGAAATGGGTTGGAGTTGGGAAATCCAGAGAAAGCATGATCAAGCTGTTCTGA